In the genome of Palaemon carinicauda isolate YSFRI2023 chromosome 13, ASM3689809v2, whole genome shotgun sequence, one region contains:
- the LOC137652372 gene encoding uncharacterized protein, protein MLKNKLKKTILIITSLGLAYVGLLLNEAAVKNHQSEAQSCRNLTFDLGICPCERTIEAPPYRSCPWITTSPQRVLENLAAIYGESTCSSWATLRGPRQKVVSYSVYGTFPSDYYRGLESLIPEVQRVYPGWSVRVYHRLNMSDVVVNRWLCDLACKYPHLDLCHTDYLPVLGNISKVTGRAWRFAVMGDPLVDWYMVRDTDSPILQRELDAVNMWLSSGTCFHVMRDHPYHGVPIMGGAWGGCGTWREKEVRSIRDNILKTAFTVRADQSGVSNKLWPLARKNMTSHDSYTCKHFAGSQPYPSQRHNFTYIGEKSYMKAFKRKALKECPLKCRPLDHPDWSYC, encoded by the exons ATGTTGAAAAACAAACTGAAGAAAACGATCCTCATCATAACATCACTTGGTCTGGCCTACGTAGGCCTACTCCTAAACGAAGCAGCTGTGAAAAACCACCAATCAGAAGCCCAGTCGTGCCGTAACCTAACTTTTGACCTGGGCATCTGCCCCTGCGAGAGAACCATCGAGGCGCCTCCCTATCGCTCCTGTCCTTGGATTACAACGTCTCCTCAGAGAGTTCTTGAGAATTTAGCGGCAATCTACGGCGAATCAACCTGCAGCAGCTGGGCAACTCTCAGAGGGCCTCGGCAGAAG GTAGTGAGCTACTCCGTCTATGGCACCTTTCCAAGTGATTACTACAGAGGATTGGAAAGTCTGATCCCTGAAGTACAGAGAGTGTACCCTGGCTGGAGTGTCAGAGTTTATCATCGTCTTAACATGTCGGATGTTGTCGTCAATAGATGGCTGTGCGATTTGGCCTGCAAATACCCACATCTGGATCTGTGTCACACTGACTACTTACCAG TTTTAGGTAACATAAGCAAAGTAACAGGACGAGCTTGGAGGTTCGCTGTGATGGGAGACCCCTTGGTCGACTGGTACATGGTCCGGGATACCGACTCTCCAATACTGCAGAGGGAACTGGATGCTGTGAACATGTGGCTCTCATCTGGCACT TGTTTCCACGTGATGCGAGACCATCCTTACCACGGGGTTCCAATAATGGGCGGAGCTTGGGGTGGCTGTGGCACTTGGCGGGAAAAGGAAGTCCGCTCTATAAGggacaatattttaaaaacggcGTTCACTGTACGAGCAGACCAGTCTGGAGTTTCA aACAAACTTTGGCCATTGGCTAGAAAAAACATGACATCTCATGATTCGTATACGTGCAAGCATTTTGCTGGATCCCAGCCCTATCCTTCACAAAGACATAACTTCACTTACATTGGTGAGAAGTCTTACATGAAGGCATTCAAAAGGAAGGCTCTCAAAGAATGTCCACTAAAATGCCGGCCACTGGATCATCCCGATTGGTCATATTGTTGA